The genome window AATTTTTAGATCCACAGCATTATAATGAAGTATTTACAACGCATGGTGTTATCATGATTCTTTTTATGGCGATGCCAGCATTGATTGGATTAATGAACGTAGTTATTCCATTGCAAATTGGTGCACGTGATGTTGCGTTCCCACAATTGAATGCATTAAGCTTCTGGTTAACATTCAGTGGAGCAATGCTATTCAATATCTCTTTCGTAATTGGTGGTTCTCCTGATGCAGGATGGACATCCTATTTCCCTCTAGCGGGGAAAGAATTCACACCAGGAGTTGGAAACAACTTCTATGCAATTGGACTGCAAATCGCAGGTATTGGTACGTTAATGACAGGTATTAACTTTATTGTGACAATCCTGAAAATGCGTGCTAAAGGGATGACTTTAATGAAAATGCCAATGTTTACTTGGACTTCATTAATTACAAACGTAATTATTGTGTTTGCATTCCCTATTTTAACTGTTGCATTAGCATTAATGACATTTGACCGTTTATTCGGAACTCATTTCTTCACGATTTCTGGTGGAGGAAATGCGATGTTATGGAATAACCTATTCTGGTTATGGGGACATCCAGAGGTATATATTGTTATCTTGCCTGCATTTGGAATGTTCTCTGAAGTTATTGCTACATTCTCGAAAAAACGCCTATATGGTTATAATTCAATGATTATTTCTATTGTCGGTATTGCGTTATTGAGTTTCCTTGTTTGGGTTCACCATTTCTATACAATGGGATCTGGACCAGTTGTAAACTCTGTATTCTCAATCACAACTATGTTAATCGCAGTTCCAACTGGGGTTAAGATTTTCAACTGGTTGTTTACTATGAGAAAAGGACGTATCCAATTTACAACGGCAATGCTATGGGCGCTTGCATTTATTCCGACTTTTACAATTGGTGGGGTAACGGGAGTTATGCTTGCAATGGCTGCAGCAGACTATCAATATCATAATACTTTATTCTTAGTAGCTCATTTCCACTATGTATTAATACCAGGTGTTGTATATGCAGTATTTGCTGGTTTCTATTACTGGTGGCCAAAAATGTTTGGTTATGCATTAAACGAACGTTTAGGAAAATGGCATTTCTGGTTGTTTAATATTGGTTTTAATGTAACCTTTATGCCTATGTTCTTCTTAGGCTTAAAAGGAGCAGTAAGACGTTCTTATACTTTCTCAGCGGAATCTGGATTTGCACCATTGTTCATGTTATCAGCAATCGGATCCCTTATTCTTGCTGCTGGATTTGCCGTGCTAGTTTATAACATCTACTATAGTACTCGTTATGCAGATAGAAAGATTTCTACAGATCCATGGGATGCAAGAACGCTAGAATGGCATACAGCTTCACCAGTTCAGCCATATAACTTTGCAATTACTCCAGAAGTAAAAGCATTAGATGCGTTCTGGTATATGAAGAAAAATAATGAAGGCTTAGTATTAAAAGAAGAAGAACTAGAAGAAATACACATGCCAAGCAACTCTGGACTTCCATTCTATATGTGTGTTGTATTTGGTATCGTCGGTTTCTTCCTAATATTTGAATGGTTTATTCCAGCTGCAATTTGTAGCTTAGGTATTTTTGTTGGCTTAATCATTCGTTCCTTTGATTATAACGAAGGTTATCATATTAAACTGGATGTTATTAAGAAAACGGAACGTGCATGGAGAGGTGAGAAATAATGGCAAAAGTCGATAAGTCCTTACCACTAGAATATCAAACAGAGCAAAGTCGTTTAAATATTCTAGGCTTCTGGATTTTCCTTGGTGCGGAGGTTGTATTATTCGCTACCTTATTTGCAGCCTATGGATCTTTAAAGGATAACTTTGCAGGCGGACCTACTCCAGCTGAATTATTTAAATTAAAAGATGTAATGATTGAAACACTTTTACTATTAACAAGTAGTTTCACTTGTGGGATCGCTATCTGGTATATGCGTCGCCAAAATTTAAAAGGATTATTAACATGGTTAATTATTACTTTAGCATTGGGTGCAGGCTTCGTCTTTGTGGAAGTAAATGAATTTATTCATTATGTACATGAAGGAGCGACAATGCAGACAAGTGCCTTCCTTTCTTCCTTCTTTGTATTGCTAGGAACACACGGATTGCACGTATCCTTAGGTATAGGTTGGGCGATATTGATTATTATTCAATTGCTTAAACATGGCTTAACACCAACAACTGCTCGTAAGACATTTATTATAAGTTTATACTGGCATTTCTTAGACGTTGTGTGGATTTTCATCTTCACATTCGTTTATCTTGCTAGAATGAAAATGGGAGGGTAATAAAAGATGGCAAAAAATCATGAAAATGAAAAATTTCCAATTAGTCATATTGCAGGTTTTATTGTTTCTTTATTACTTACCTTCGCAGCTGTAGGGGCTAAGTTATATACAGATCTTCCAATGGTTACTGTAATGTGGATTATCGGAGCATTAGCTGTTATTCAAGCAATTCTTCAACTGTTTATGTTTATGCATCTTACAGAAGGAGAAGGGCAAGTACAGACTATTAATATCATTTATGCTTTCTTCTGCGCAATTGTCGTTGCCGGAGGAACAATTTGGGTAATGACATCAGGACACGTACATTACTAATAAAGTGAGAAAAAAGCCTCCATTTGGGGGCTTTTTTTTGTATATAAAAGACTAAATAACTAGGTAATAGGGATTATTATTTTTGAAATGTTGTGATAATTACATTTAGTCTTTTAAAAAGCATTGACGGGCTAGAAAAAGATGATAAAATAAAGAAATAATCTAAATGATAATGAAAATCATTTGCGATGAAGTTGGGAGTGAGGGGAACGAGTAATATTACTCATTGGCACTATGAAAATTAGACACTTAACTATAATGTTAATAGTTTTATCTATCATCTCCCTATTTGTAGGAGTAATTGATATTCATCCACAAAATATTTTTCATTTAACAGCAGATCAGAGAGAAATTCTCTTGATTAGCAGATTTCCTCGCTTAGTCAGTATTATTATAGCTGGTGTTAGTCTAAGTATTTGTGGCCTTATCATGCAGCAGATATCGAGGAATAAATTTGTTTCTCCTACAACTGCTGGAACAATGGACTGGGCGAGACTTGGGATATTAGTAGCTTTAATGCTTTTTACAGGCGAGAGCCCGATTATTAAAATGTTAATCGCTTTTGTGTTTGCACTCGGAGGAACCTTTTTGTTTATGCGAATACTTAATATGATTAAATTTAAAGATGCTATCTTTATTCCATTGATTGGTTTAATGCTAGGGAATATTGTTAGCTCGATTACCACTTTTTTTGCAATGAAATATGATTTGATTCAAAATATGTCTTCATGGTTACAAGGTGATTTTTCTTTAATCATGGAAGGGCGTTATGAACTTCTTTACATAAGTATTCCGATGGTTATTGTTGCATACTTATATGCAAATAAATTTACAATTGCTGGATTGGGTGAGGATTTTTCTACTAATCTTGGTCTCAATCACAAAAGAGTAGTGAATATAGGGTTAATTATCGTAGCGTTAGTTTCTTCTGTTGTATTGCTGACAGTAGGAATGATTCCTTTTCTAGGTCTAATCATTCCCAATATCGTTTCGTTATACAGAGGAGATAATTTGAAAAATAGCTTGACCCATACAGCATTATTAGGAGCAGTCTTTGTATTATTCTGTGATATTCTTGGAAGAGTGATTATTTATCCGTATGAGATATCGATCGGTGTGATGGTGGGAGTCATCGGAAGTGGAGGATTCTTGTATTTACTAGTAAGGAGAAAGTCTTATGATGCAACCTAGAGTAAAACTTATAATACTAGCTATACTGGCAGTATTATTAATTTCTATATTTATGTTAATAAAGGTCAGTAGTAATAACTGGGAATATGTGATTCCACGTAGAGCCATAAAAATCATCGCGATTCTTCTAACAGGTGGCTGTATTGCCTTTACTTCGATGGTATTTCAGACGATCACTAATAATCGTATTTTAACACCAAGTATTTTAGGACTAGATTCCCTTTATTTATTCATTCAAACTGTTGTGGTTTTCGTTTTTGGTTCAAGTACAATGACTGTGATGAATAGCAATATTAATTTTTTGTTATCTGTCGCTTTAATGGTTTTTTTCTCAAGTATTCTTTATAAGCTATTCTTTAGGAGAGAAGATCAAAACATCTTATTATTGCTGCTGATTGGAATTGTATTAGGAAGCTTTTTCTCTAGTCTCTCTTCCTTTATGCAGGTGTTAATTGATCCCAATGAGTTCCTTATTATCCAGGATAAAATGTTTGCAAGTTTTAATAATGTAAACACAAATATTTTAATAATCAGTATTATTATCGTTGCTATAGTATCTATATATGTTACGAGATATAGTAAATTCTTTGATGTCATGTCATTAGGAAGAGACCAAGCCATTAATTTAGGAATTGATTATGAAAAAGTAGTGCGCAGCATGCTAATTGTGGTGTCGATCCTAGTGTCTGTTTCCACTGCCTTAGTGGGACCCATTACCTTTCTTGGATTATTGGTTGTCAATTTAGCTCGTGAATTTCTAAAAACATATAAACACCGAACTTTAATTACTGGATCTATTTTGTTGAGCATTATTTCTTTAGTTGGTGGGTTGCTGATTGTAGAACGTGTCTTTACTTTTTCAACGACAATCAGTGTGATAATTAACTTTGTAGGTGGAGTGTACTTTATCTATCTATTACTAAAGGAGAGAAAAGCATGGTAGAAGTAAAGAATATTACTAAACAATATGGGAGCAAAAAAGTGCTTGATAATGTTTCTCTTTCAGTAGAGAAAGGGAAAATTATTTCCTTTATTGGACCAAATGGAGCAGGGAAAAGTACACTGCTTTCAGTAATAAGTCGCTTAACGAAAGCAGACAGTGGAGATGTCTTTATTGATGGACAGCATATTGATAAATCGAAGAGCAATGATCTCGCCAAGAAAATTGCTATTTTAAAACAGGCGAACCATATAAACCTCCGCTTAACTGTAAGAGAACTTGTCAGCTTTGGCCGGTTTCCGTATTCACAAGGGAAATTAAATGACCTTGATGAGAAAATGGTAGACGAAGCTATTAAATATATGGAATTAGAAGATATGCAGCATAAATACATAGATCAACTAAGTGGAGGACAAAAGCAAAGAGCTTATATTGCGATGGTAATTGCTCAAGATACAGAATATATCCTCTTGGATGAGCCGTTA of Niallia circulans contains these proteins:
- a CDS encoding ABC transporter ATP-binding protein; amino-acid sequence: MVEVKNITKQYGSKKVLDNVSLSVEKGKIISFIGPNGAGKSTLLSVISRLTKADSGDVFIDGQHIDKSKSNDLAKKIAILKQANHINLRLTVRELVSFGRFPYSQGKLNDLDEKMVDEAIKYMELEDMQHKYIDQLSGGQKQRAYIAMVIAQDTEYILLDEPLNNLDMKHSVQIMKVLRRLVEELGKTVVIVIHDINFASVYSDNIVALKNGKIINDGPAKEIINQKVLKDIYEMDMQIEEINNQRICVYFA
- a CDS encoding iron chelate uptake ABC transporter family permease subunit, whose product is MQPRVKLIILAILAVLLISIFMLIKVSSNNWEYVIPRRAIKIIAILLTGGCIAFTSMVFQTITNNRILTPSILGLDSLYLFIQTVVVFVFGSSTMTVMNSNINFLLSVALMVFFSSILYKLFFRREDQNILLLLLIGIVLGSFFSSLSSFMQVLIDPNEFLIIQDKMFASFNNVNTNILIISIIIVAIVSIYVTRYSKFFDVMSLGRDQAINLGIDYEKVVRSMLIVVSILVSVSTALVGPITFLGLLVVNLAREFLKTYKHRTLITGSILLSIISLVGGLLIVERVFTFSTTISVIINFVGGVYFIYLLLKERKAW
- the qoxC gene encoding cytochrome aa3 quinol oxidase subunit III, which encodes MAKVDKSLPLEYQTEQSRLNILGFWIFLGAEVVLFATLFAAYGSLKDNFAGGPTPAELFKLKDVMIETLLLLTSSFTCGIAIWYMRRQNLKGLLTWLIITLALGAGFVFVEVNEFIHYVHEGATMQTSAFLSSFFVLLGTHGLHVSLGIGWAILIIIQLLKHGLTPTTARKTFIISLYWHFLDVVWIFIFTFVYLARMKMGG
- the qoxB gene encoding cytochrome aa3 quinol oxidase subunit I — encoded protein: MHIKWDDIVITGDPLILSAQIGIILTMLAIVVGVTYFKKWQYLWDEWITTVDHKKIGIMYIIVAVLMFFRGGVDGLMMKYQTAAPEMKFLDPQHYNEVFTTHGVIMILFMAMPALIGLMNVVIPLQIGARDVAFPQLNALSFWLTFSGAMLFNISFVIGGSPDAGWTSYFPLAGKEFTPGVGNNFYAIGLQIAGIGTLMTGINFIVTILKMRAKGMTLMKMPMFTWTSLITNVIIVFAFPILTVALALMTFDRLFGTHFFTISGGGNAMLWNNLFWLWGHPEVYIVILPAFGMFSEVIATFSKKRLYGYNSMIISIVGIALLSFLVWVHHFYTMGSGPVVNSVFSITTMLIAVPTGVKIFNWLFTMRKGRIQFTTAMLWALAFIPTFTIGGVTGVMLAMAAADYQYHNTLFLVAHFHYVLIPGVVYAVFAGFYYWWPKMFGYALNERLGKWHFWLFNIGFNVTFMPMFFLGLKGAVRRSYTFSAESGFAPLFMLSAIGSLILAAGFAVLVYNIYYSTRYADRKISTDPWDARTLEWHTASPVQPYNFAITPEVKALDAFWYMKKNNEGLVLKEEELEEIHMPSNSGLPFYMCVVFGIVGFFLIFEWFIPAAICSLGIFVGLIIRSFDYNEGYHIKLDVIKKTERAWRGEK
- a CDS encoding ABC transporter permease, coding for MKIRHLTIMLIVLSIISLFVGVIDIHPQNIFHLTADQREILLISRFPRLVSIIIAGVSLSICGLIMQQISRNKFVSPTTAGTMDWARLGILVALMLFTGESPIIKMLIAFVFALGGTFLFMRILNMIKFKDAIFIPLIGLMLGNIVSSITTFFAMKYDLIQNMSSWLQGDFSLIMEGRYELLYISIPMVIVAYLYANKFTIAGLGEDFSTNLGLNHKRVVNIGLIIVALVSSVVLLTVGMIPFLGLIIPNIVSLYRGDNLKNSLTHTALLGAVFVLFCDILGRVIIYPYEISIGVMVGVIGSGGFLYLLVRRKSYDAT
- the qoxD gene encoding cytochrome aa3 quinol oxidase subunit IV; the encoded protein is MAKNHENEKFPISHIAGFIVSLLLTFAAVGAKLYTDLPMVTVMWIIGALAVIQAILQLFMFMHLTEGEGQVQTINIIYAFFCAIVVAGGTIWVMTSGHVHY